One Solanum lycopersicum chromosome 2, SLM_r2.1 genomic region harbors:
- the LOC101249705 gene encoding uncharacterized protein isoform X8, with product MIQYREDMHFDSSLMELPESSSALPSELQRPICMHSSMPSNNKIQQDEDERDPKFMQLLKENLSCFWNQQKEEILRADPKRKPEMPISRIRRAMKSNDQVKMVSATSTVLLSKAIEMLIMDLTLRAWMQADKGKCRTLKRYDFARAIRDEELFDFLSDIVPLQTYKVQKDANDGQGNEPHPAYQVLEPSNIPLKYQFQVEEDANGSQGNEFHPAGQMVQHQKILVEEANDVQGNKFDLANRMVQPHNVPCNFQVQVQANDGEGYEVHPAYQMVEPNKTSLPCQFQVLKVANDGQGNESNPAYQLVQPNDIAYQFQVEEDLNGSQGNEFHPVCQMVQPNNIPASFISHRGIPVPLVDLFPEFEFNSHDLLMEEANDVQGNKFHLANQMVQLQNIPVQGEENDGQGNEFEPASNVQPDNIPLQLLYQFHVRGEENDAQGNEFNQAFNVQPNNIPLQQLYQFQVRGGENDYQGNEFEPPSNVQPIYIPLQQLYQFQVRGEENDGQGNEFDPASNVLPNNNPQLYQFQVRGEENDGQDNEFEPASNVQPNNIPVRGEENDGQGNEFNQTSNVFNIPLQLLYQFQVRGEENGGQGNEFNQAFNVQPDNIPLQQLYQFQVRGGENDYQGNEFEPPSNVQPINIPLQQLYQFQVRGEENVGQGNEFDPASNVQPNNILLQQLYQFQVRGEENDGQGNEFNQASNVFDIPLQLLYQFQVRGEENDGQGNEFNQAFNVQPDNIPLQQLYQFQVRGGENDYQGNEFEPPSNVQPINIPLQQLYQFQVRGGEKDYQGNEFEPPSNVQPINIPFQVQAEANDGQGNEFHPTYQMGQPNNIPASFIIPEPLMLPPLINSSPEPEFDIGEFLMDIEEGL from the exons ATGATCCAATATAGAGAAGACATGCATTTCGATAGTTCGTTAATGGAACTCCCAGAATCCTCATCAGCACTACCTTCAGAATTACAAAGACCGATTTGTATGCATAGCTCTATGCCAAGTAACAACAAAATTCAGCAG GATGAAGATGAAAGGGATCCAAAGTTTATGCAATTGCTAAAAGAAAATCTCTCCTGTTTCTGGAATCAACAAAAGGAAGAAATTCTACGTGCAG ATCCAAAGAGAAAACCTGAGATGCCCATTTCAAGGATCAGACGGGCTATGAAGTCAAATGATCAAGTAAAG ATGGTTAGCGCAACTTCTACGGTTCTGTTATCGAAGGCAATTGAGATGCTTATTATGGACCTCACCTTACGTGCGTGGATGCAAGCTGATAAAGGCAAATGTCGAACTCTGAAGCGTTATGACTTTGCTAGGGCGATAAGGGATGAAGAGCTTTTCGATTTCCTCTCTGACATCGTTCCACTCCAGACCTATAAG GTGCAAAAGGACGCAAATGATGGCCAAGGAAATGAACCTCACCCAGCTTATCAAGTGCTTGAACCTAGTAACATTCCA CTGAAGTACCAATTTCAGGTAGAAGAGGATGCGAATGGTAGCCAAGGAAATGAGTTTCACCCGGCTGGCCAAATGGTTCAGCATCAGAAAATTCTA GTGGAAGAGGCAAATGATGTCCAAGGAAATAAATTTGACTTGGCTAATCGTATGGTTCAGCCTCATAACGTTCCA TGCAACTTTCAGGTGCAGGTCCAGGCAAATGATGGTGAAGGATATGAAGTTCACCCAGCTTATCAAATGGTTGAACCTAATAAGACTTCA CTACCATGCCAATTTCAGGTACTTAAGGTGGCAAATGATGGCCAAGGAAATGAATCTAACCCTGCTTATCAATTGGTTCAACCTAATGACATTGCT TACCAATTTCAGGTGGAAGAGGACTTGAATGGTAGCCAAGGAAATGAATTTCACCCGGTTTGTCAAATGGTTCAGCCTAATAACATTCCA GCTTCTTTTATCAGTCACCGAGGAATTCCAGTGCCTCTGGTTGATTTATTTCCTGAATTTGAGTTCAATAGTCATGATCTTTTAATGGAAGAGGCAAATGATGTGCAAGGAAATAAATTTCACCTTGCTAATCAAATGGTTCAGCTTCAGAACATTCCA GTGCAAGGAGAAGAAAATGATGGCCAAGGCAATGAATTTGAGCCAGCTTCCAATGTTCAGCCTGATAACATTCCG CTGCAGTTGCTGTACCAATTTCATGTGCGAGGGGAAGAAAATGATGCCCAAGGCAATGAATTTAACCAAGCTTTTAATGTTCAGCCTAATAACATTCCG CTACAGCAGCTGTACCAATTTCAGGTGCGAGGGGGAGAAAATGATTACCAAGGCAATGAATTTGAGCCACCTTCTAATGTTCAGCCTATTTACATTCCG CTGCAGCAGTTGTACCAATTTCAGGTGCGAGGGGAAGAAAATGATGGCCAAGGCAATGAATTTGACCCAGCTTCTAATGTTTTGCCTAATAACAATCCG CAGCTGTATCAATTTCAGGTGCGAGGGGAAGAAAATGATGGCCAAGACAATGAATTTGAGCCAGCTTCTAATGTTCAGCCTAATAACATTCCG GTGCGAGGGGAAGAAAATGATGGCCAAGGCAATGAATTTAACCAAACTTCTAATGTTTTTAACATTCCG CTGCAGTTGCTGTACCAATTTCAGGTGCGAGGGGAAGAAAATGGTGGCCAAGGCAATGAGTTTAACCAAGCTTTTAATGTACAGCCTGATAACATTCCG CTGCAGCAACTGTACCAATTTCAGGTGCGAGGGGGAGAAAATGATTACCAAGGCAATGAATTTGAGCCACCTTCTAATGTTCAGCCTATTAACATTCCG CTGCAGCAGTTGTACCAATTTCAGGTGCGAGGGGAAGAAAATGTTGGCCAAGGCAATGAATTTGACCCAGCTTCTAATGTTCAGCCTAATAACATTCTG CTGCAGCAGCTGTACCAATTTCAGGTGCGAGGGGAAGAAAATGATGGCCAAGGCAATGAATTTAACCAAGCTTCTAATGTTTTTGACATTCCG CTGCAGTTGCTGTACCAATTTCAGGTGCGAGGGGAAGAAAATGATGGCCAAGGCAATGAATTTAACCAAGCTTTTAATGTTCAGCCTGATAACATTCCG CTGCAGCAGCTATACCAGTTTCAGGTGCGAGGGGGAGAAAATGATTACCAAGGCAATGAATTTGAGCCACCTTCTAATGTTCAGCCTATTAACATTCCG CTGCAGCAGCTGTACCAATTTCAGGTGCGAGGGGGAGAAAAAGATTACCAAGGCAATGAATTTGAGCCACCTTCTAATGTTCAGCCTATTAACATTCCG TTTCAGGTGCAGGCGGAGGCAAATGATGGCCAAGGAAATGAATTTCACCCAACTTATCAAATGGGTCAACCTAATAACATCCCA GCTTCTTTCATCATTCCAGAGCCTCTCATGCTACCACCTCTGATCAATTCATCCCCTGAACCTGAGTTTGACATAGGTGAATTTTTAATGGACATTGAGGAGGGACTTTAA
- the LOC101249705 gene encoding uncharacterized protein isoform X12 — MIQYREDMHFDSSLMELPESSSALPSELQRPICMHSSMPSNNKIQQDEDERDPKFMQLLKENLSCFWNQQKEEILRADPKRKPEMPISRIRRAMKSNDQVKMVSATSTVLLSKAIEMLIMDLTLRAWMQADKGKCRTLKRYDFARAIRDEELFDFLSDIVPLQTYKVQKDANDGQGNEPHPAYQVLEPSNIPLKYQFQVEEDANGSQGNEFHPAGQMVQHQKILVEEANDVQGNKFDLANRMVQPHNVPCNFQVQVQANDGEGYEVHPAYQMVEPNKTSLPCQFQVLKVANDGQGNESNPAYQLVQPNDIAYQFQVEEDLNGSQGNEFHPVCQMVQPNNIPASFISHRGIPVPLVDLFPEFEFNSHDLLMEEANDVQGNKFHLANQMVQLQNIPVQGEENDGQGNEFEPASNVQPDNIPLQLLYQFHVRGEENDAQGNEFNQAFNVQPNNIPLQQLYQFQVRGGENDYQGNEFEPPSNVQPIYIPLQQLYQFQVRGEENDGQGNEFDPASNVLPNNNPQLYQFQVRGEENDGQDNEFEPASNVQPNNIPVRGEENDGQGNEFNQTSNVFNIPLLYQFQVRGEENGGQGNEFNQAFNVQPDNIPLQQLYQFQVRGGENDYQGNEFEPPSNVQPINIPLQQLYQFQVRGEENVGQGNEFDPASNVQPNNILLQQLYQFQVRGEENDGQGNEFNQASNVFDIPLQLLYQFQVRGEENDGQGNEFNQAFNVQPDNIPLQQLYQFQVRGGENDYQGNEFEPPSNVQPINIPLQQLYQFQVRGGEKDYQGNEFEPPSNVQPINIPFQVQAEANDGQGNEFHPTYQMGQPNNIPASFIIPEPLMLPPLINSSPEPEFDIGEFLMDIEEGL, encoded by the exons ATGATCCAATATAGAGAAGACATGCATTTCGATAGTTCGTTAATGGAACTCCCAGAATCCTCATCAGCACTACCTTCAGAATTACAAAGACCGATTTGTATGCATAGCTCTATGCCAAGTAACAACAAAATTCAGCAG GATGAAGATGAAAGGGATCCAAAGTTTATGCAATTGCTAAAAGAAAATCTCTCCTGTTTCTGGAATCAACAAAAGGAAGAAATTCTACGTGCAG ATCCAAAGAGAAAACCTGAGATGCCCATTTCAAGGATCAGACGGGCTATGAAGTCAAATGATCAAGTAAAG ATGGTTAGCGCAACTTCTACGGTTCTGTTATCGAAGGCAATTGAGATGCTTATTATGGACCTCACCTTACGTGCGTGGATGCAAGCTGATAAAGGCAAATGTCGAACTCTGAAGCGTTATGACTTTGCTAGGGCGATAAGGGATGAAGAGCTTTTCGATTTCCTCTCTGACATCGTTCCACTCCAGACCTATAAG GTGCAAAAGGACGCAAATGATGGCCAAGGAAATGAACCTCACCCAGCTTATCAAGTGCTTGAACCTAGTAACATTCCA CTGAAGTACCAATTTCAGGTAGAAGAGGATGCGAATGGTAGCCAAGGAAATGAGTTTCACCCGGCTGGCCAAATGGTTCAGCATCAGAAAATTCTA GTGGAAGAGGCAAATGATGTCCAAGGAAATAAATTTGACTTGGCTAATCGTATGGTTCAGCCTCATAACGTTCCA TGCAACTTTCAGGTGCAGGTCCAGGCAAATGATGGTGAAGGATATGAAGTTCACCCAGCTTATCAAATGGTTGAACCTAATAAGACTTCA CTACCATGCCAATTTCAGGTACTTAAGGTGGCAAATGATGGCCAAGGAAATGAATCTAACCCTGCTTATCAATTGGTTCAACCTAATGACATTGCT TACCAATTTCAGGTGGAAGAGGACTTGAATGGTAGCCAAGGAAATGAATTTCACCCGGTTTGTCAAATGGTTCAGCCTAATAACATTCCA GCTTCTTTTATCAGTCACCGAGGAATTCCAGTGCCTCTGGTTGATTTATTTCCTGAATTTGAGTTCAATAGTCATGATCTTTTAATGGAAGAGGCAAATGATGTGCAAGGAAATAAATTTCACCTTGCTAATCAAATGGTTCAGCTTCAGAACATTCCA GTGCAAGGAGAAGAAAATGATGGCCAAGGCAATGAATTTGAGCCAGCTTCCAATGTTCAGCCTGATAACATTCCG CTGCAGTTGCTGTACCAATTTCATGTGCGAGGGGAAGAAAATGATGCCCAAGGCAATGAATTTAACCAAGCTTTTAATGTTCAGCCTAATAACATTCCG CTACAGCAGCTGTACCAATTTCAGGTGCGAGGGGGAGAAAATGATTACCAAGGCAATGAATTTGAGCCACCTTCTAATGTTCAGCCTATTTACATTCCG CTGCAGCAGTTGTACCAATTTCAGGTGCGAGGGGAAGAAAATGATGGCCAAGGCAATGAATTTGACCCAGCTTCTAATGTTTTGCCTAATAACAATCCG CAGCTGTATCAATTTCAGGTGCGAGGGGAAGAAAATGATGGCCAAGACAATGAATTTGAGCCAGCTTCTAATGTTCAGCCTAATAACATTCCG GTGCGAGGGGAAGAAAATGATGGCCAAGGCAATGAATTTAACCAAACTTCTAATGTTTTTAACATTCCG TTGCTGTACCAATTTCAGGTGCGAGGGGAAGAAAATGGTGGCCAAGGCAATGAGTTTAACCAAGCTTTTAATGTACAGCCTGATAACATTCCG CTGCAGCAACTGTACCAATTTCAGGTGCGAGGGGGAGAAAATGATTACCAAGGCAATGAATTTGAGCCACCTTCTAATGTTCAGCCTATTAACATTCCG CTGCAGCAGTTGTACCAATTTCAGGTGCGAGGGGAAGAAAATGTTGGCCAAGGCAATGAATTTGACCCAGCTTCTAATGTTCAGCCTAATAACATTCTG CTGCAGCAGCTGTACCAATTTCAGGTGCGAGGGGAAGAAAATGATGGCCAAGGCAATGAATTTAACCAAGCTTCTAATGTTTTTGACATTCCG CTGCAGTTGCTGTACCAATTTCAGGTGCGAGGGGAAGAAAATGATGGCCAAGGCAATGAATTTAACCAAGCTTTTAATGTTCAGCCTGATAACATTCCG CTGCAGCAGCTATACCAGTTTCAGGTGCGAGGGGGAGAAAATGATTACCAAGGCAATGAATTTGAGCCACCTTCTAATGTTCAGCCTATTAACATTCCG CTGCAGCAGCTGTACCAATTTCAGGTGCGAGGGGGAGAAAAAGATTACCAAGGCAATGAATTTGAGCCACCTTCTAATGTTCAGCCTATTAACATTCCG TTTCAGGTGCAGGCGGAGGCAAATGATGGCCAAGGAAATGAATTTCACCCAACTTATCAAATGGGTCAACCTAATAACATCCCA GCTTCTTTCATCATTCCAGAGCCTCTCATGCTACCACCTCTGATCAATTCATCCCCTGAACCTGAGTTTGACATAGGTGAATTTTTAATGGACATTGAGGAGGGACTTTAA
- the LOC101249705 gene encoding uncharacterized protein isoform X26, with translation MIQYREDMHFDSSLMELPESSSALPSELQRPICMHSSMPSNNKIQQDEDERDPKFMQLLKENLSCFWNQQKEEILRADPKRKPEMPISRIRRAMKSNDQVKMVSATSTVLLSKAIEMLIMDLTLRAWMQADKGKCRTLKRYDFARAIRDEELFDFLSDIVPLQTYKVQKDANDGQGNEPHPAYQVLEPSNIPLKYQFQVEEDANGSQGNEFHPAGQMVQHQKILVEEANDVQGNKFDLANRMVQPHNVPCNFQVQVQANDGEGYEVHPAYQMVEPNKTSLPCQFQVLKVANDGQGNESNPAYQLVQPNDIAYQFQVEEDLNGSQGNEFHPVCQMVQPNNIPASFISHRGIPVPLVDLFPEFEFNSHDLLMEEANDVQGNKFHLANQMVQLQNIPVQGEENDGQGNEFEPASNVQPDNIPLQLLYQFHVRGEENDAQGNEFNQAFNVQPNNIPLQQLYQFQVRGGENDYQGNEFEPPSNVQPIYIPLQQLYQFQVRGEENDGQGNEFDPASNVLPNNNPQLYQFQVRGEENDGQDNEFEPASNVQPNNIPLYQFQVRGEENDGQGNEFNQTSNVFNIPLQLLYQFQVRGEENGGQGNEFNQAFNVQPDNIPLQQLYQFQVRGGENDYQGNEFEPPSNVQPINIPVRGEENVGQGNEFDPASNVQPNNILQLYQFQVRGEENDGQGNEFNQASNVFDIPLQLLYQFQVRGEENDGQGNEFNQAFNVQPDNIPLQQLYQFQVRGGENDYQGNEFEPPSNVQPINIPLQQLYQFQVRGGEKDYQGNEFEPPSNVQPINIPFQVQAEANDGQGNEFHPTYQMGQPNNIPASFIIPEPLMLPPLINSSPEPEFDIGEFLMDIEEGL, from the exons ATGATCCAATATAGAGAAGACATGCATTTCGATAGTTCGTTAATGGAACTCCCAGAATCCTCATCAGCACTACCTTCAGAATTACAAAGACCGATTTGTATGCATAGCTCTATGCCAAGTAACAACAAAATTCAGCAG GATGAAGATGAAAGGGATCCAAAGTTTATGCAATTGCTAAAAGAAAATCTCTCCTGTTTCTGGAATCAACAAAAGGAAGAAATTCTACGTGCAG ATCCAAAGAGAAAACCTGAGATGCCCATTTCAAGGATCAGACGGGCTATGAAGTCAAATGATCAAGTAAAG ATGGTTAGCGCAACTTCTACGGTTCTGTTATCGAAGGCAATTGAGATGCTTATTATGGACCTCACCTTACGTGCGTGGATGCAAGCTGATAAAGGCAAATGTCGAACTCTGAAGCGTTATGACTTTGCTAGGGCGATAAGGGATGAAGAGCTTTTCGATTTCCTCTCTGACATCGTTCCACTCCAGACCTATAAG GTGCAAAAGGACGCAAATGATGGCCAAGGAAATGAACCTCACCCAGCTTATCAAGTGCTTGAACCTAGTAACATTCCA CTGAAGTACCAATTTCAGGTAGAAGAGGATGCGAATGGTAGCCAAGGAAATGAGTTTCACCCGGCTGGCCAAATGGTTCAGCATCAGAAAATTCTA GTGGAAGAGGCAAATGATGTCCAAGGAAATAAATTTGACTTGGCTAATCGTATGGTTCAGCCTCATAACGTTCCA TGCAACTTTCAGGTGCAGGTCCAGGCAAATGATGGTGAAGGATATGAAGTTCACCCAGCTTATCAAATGGTTGAACCTAATAAGACTTCA CTACCATGCCAATTTCAGGTACTTAAGGTGGCAAATGATGGCCAAGGAAATGAATCTAACCCTGCTTATCAATTGGTTCAACCTAATGACATTGCT TACCAATTTCAGGTGGAAGAGGACTTGAATGGTAGCCAAGGAAATGAATTTCACCCGGTTTGTCAAATGGTTCAGCCTAATAACATTCCA GCTTCTTTTATCAGTCACCGAGGAATTCCAGTGCCTCTGGTTGATTTATTTCCTGAATTTGAGTTCAATAGTCATGATCTTTTAATGGAAGAGGCAAATGATGTGCAAGGAAATAAATTTCACCTTGCTAATCAAATGGTTCAGCTTCAGAACATTCCA GTGCAAGGAGAAGAAAATGATGGCCAAGGCAATGAATTTGAGCCAGCTTCCAATGTTCAGCCTGATAACATTCCG CTGCAGTTGCTGTACCAATTTCATGTGCGAGGGGAAGAAAATGATGCCCAAGGCAATGAATTTAACCAAGCTTTTAATGTTCAGCCTAATAACATTCCG CTACAGCAGCTGTACCAATTTCAGGTGCGAGGGGGAGAAAATGATTACCAAGGCAATGAATTTGAGCCACCTTCTAATGTTCAGCCTATTTACATTCCG CTGCAGCAGTTGTACCAATTTCAGGTGCGAGGGGAAGAAAATGATGGCCAAGGCAATGAATTTGACCCAGCTTCTAATGTTTTGCCTAATAACAATCCG CAGCTGTATCAATTTCAGGTGCGAGGGGAAGAAAATGATGGCCAAGACAATGAATTTGAGCCAGCTTCTAATGTTCAGCCTAATAACATTCCG CTGTACCAATTTCAGGTGCGAGGGGAAGAAAATGATGGCCAAGGCAATGAATTTAACCAAACTTCTAATGTTTTTAACATTCCG CTGCAGTTGCTGTACCAATTTCAGGTGCGAGGGGAAGAAAATGGTGGCCAAGGCAATGAGTTTAACCAAGCTTTTAATGTACAGCCTGATAACATTCCG CTGCAGCAACTGTACCAATTTCAGGTGCGAGGGGGAGAAAATGATTACCAAGGCAATGAATTTGAGCCACCTTCTAATGTTCAGCCTATTAACATTCCG GTGCGAGGGGAAGAAAATGTTGGCCAAGGCAATGAATTTGACCCAGCTTCTAATGTTCAGCCTAATAACATTCTG CAGCTGTACCAATTTCAGGTGCGAGGGGAAGAAAATGATGGCCAAGGCAATGAATTTAACCAAGCTTCTAATGTTTTTGACATTCCG CTGCAGTTGCTGTACCAATTTCAGGTGCGAGGGGAAGAAAATGATGGCCAAGGCAATGAATTTAACCAAGCTTTTAATGTTCAGCCTGATAACATTCCG CTGCAGCAGCTATACCAGTTTCAGGTGCGAGGGGGAGAAAATGATTACCAAGGCAATGAATTTGAGCCACCTTCTAATGTTCAGCCTATTAACATTCCG CTGCAGCAGCTGTACCAATTTCAGGTGCGAGGGGGAGAAAAAGATTACCAAGGCAATGAATTTGAGCCACCTTCTAATGTTCAGCCTATTAACATTCCG TTTCAGGTGCAGGCGGAGGCAAATGATGGCCAAGGAAATGAATTTCACCCAACTTATCAAATGGGTCAACCTAATAACATCCCA GCTTCTTTCATCATTCCAGAGCCTCTCATGCTACCACCTCTGATCAATTCATCCCCTGAACCTGAGTTTGACATAGGTGAATTTTTAATGGACATTGAGGAGGGACTTTAA
- the LOC101249705 gene encoding uncharacterized protein isoform X20: MIQYREDMHFDSSLMELPESSSALPSELQRPICMHSSMPSNNKIQQDEDERDPKFMQLLKENLSCFWNQQKEEILRADPKRKPEMPISRIRRAMKSNDQVKMVSATSTVLLSKAIEMLIMDLTLRAWMQADKGKCRTLKRYDFARAIRDEELFDFLSDIVPLQTYKVQKDANDGQGNEPHPAYQVLEPSNIPLKYQFQVEEDANGSQGNEFHPAGQMVQHQKILVEEANDVQGNKFDLANRMVQPHNVPCNFQVQVQANDGEGYEVHPAYQMVEPNKTSLPCQFQVLKVANDGQGNESNPAYQLVQPNDIAYQFQVEEDLNGSQGNEFHPVCQMVQPNNIPASFISHRGIPVPLVDLFPEFEFNSHDLLMEEANDVQGNKFHLANQMVQLQNIPVQGEENDGQGNEFEPASNVQPDNIPLQLLYQFHVRGEENDAQGNEFNQAFNVQPNNIPLQQLYQFQVRGGENDYQGNEFEPPSNVQPIYIPLQQLYQFQVRGEENDGQGNEFDPASNVLPNNNPQLYQFQVRGEENDGQDNEFEPASNVQPNNIPLYQFQVRGEENDGQGNEFNQTSNVFNIPLLYQFQVRGEENGGQGNEFNQAFNVQPDNIPVRGGENDYQGNEFEPPSNVQPINIPLQQLYQFQVRGEENVGQGNEFDPASNVQPNNILLQQLYQFQVRGEENDGQGNEFNQASNVFDIPLQLLYQFQVRGEENDGQGNEFNQAFNVQPDNIPLQQLYQFQVRGGENDYQGNEFEPPSNVQPINIPLQQLYQFQVRGGEKDYQGNEFEPPSNVQPINIPFQVQAEANDGQGNEFHPTYQMGQPNNIPASFIIPEPLMLPPLINSSPEPEFDIGEFLMDIEEGL, from the exons ATGATCCAATATAGAGAAGACATGCATTTCGATAGTTCGTTAATGGAACTCCCAGAATCCTCATCAGCACTACCTTCAGAATTACAAAGACCGATTTGTATGCATAGCTCTATGCCAAGTAACAACAAAATTCAGCAG GATGAAGATGAAAGGGATCCAAAGTTTATGCAATTGCTAAAAGAAAATCTCTCCTGTTTCTGGAATCAACAAAAGGAAGAAATTCTACGTGCAG ATCCAAAGAGAAAACCTGAGATGCCCATTTCAAGGATCAGACGGGCTATGAAGTCAAATGATCAAGTAAAG ATGGTTAGCGCAACTTCTACGGTTCTGTTATCGAAGGCAATTGAGATGCTTATTATGGACCTCACCTTACGTGCGTGGATGCAAGCTGATAAAGGCAAATGTCGAACTCTGAAGCGTTATGACTTTGCTAGGGCGATAAGGGATGAAGAGCTTTTCGATTTCCTCTCTGACATCGTTCCACTCCAGACCTATAAG GTGCAAAAGGACGCAAATGATGGCCAAGGAAATGAACCTCACCCAGCTTATCAAGTGCTTGAACCTAGTAACATTCCA CTGAAGTACCAATTTCAGGTAGAAGAGGATGCGAATGGTAGCCAAGGAAATGAGTTTCACCCGGCTGGCCAAATGGTTCAGCATCAGAAAATTCTA GTGGAAGAGGCAAATGATGTCCAAGGAAATAAATTTGACTTGGCTAATCGTATGGTTCAGCCTCATAACGTTCCA TGCAACTTTCAGGTGCAGGTCCAGGCAAATGATGGTGAAGGATATGAAGTTCACCCAGCTTATCAAATGGTTGAACCTAATAAGACTTCA CTACCATGCCAATTTCAGGTACTTAAGGTGGCAAATGATGGCCAAGGAAATGAATCTAACCCTGCTTATCAATTGGTTCAACCTAATGACATTGCT TACCAATTTCAGGTGGAAGAGGACTTGAATGGTAGCCAAGGAAATGAATTTCACCCGGTTTGTCAAATGGTTCAGCCTAATAACATTCCA GCTTCTTTTATCAGTCACCGAGGAATTCCAGTGCCTCTGGTTGATTTATTTCCTGAATTTGAGTTCAATAGTCATGATCTTTTAATGGAAGAGGCAAATGATGTGCAAGGAAATAAATTTCACCTTGCTAATCAAATGGTTCAGCTTCAGAACATTCCA GTGCAAGGAGAAGAAAATGATGGCCAAGGCAATGAATTTGAGCCAGCTTCCAATGTTCAGCCTGATAACATTCCG CTGCAGTTGCTGTACCAATTTCATGTGCGAGGGGAAGAAAATGATGCCCAAGGCAATGAATTTAACCAAGCTTTTAATGTTCAGCCTAATAACATTCCG CTACAGCAGCTGTACCAATTTCAGGTGCGAGGGGGAGAAAATGATTACCAAGGCAATGAATTTGAGCCACCTTCTAATGTTCAGCCTATTTACATTCCG CTGCAGCAGTTGTACCAATTTCAGGTGCGAGGGGAAGAAAATGATGGCCAAGGCAATGAATTTGACCCAGCTTCTAATGTTTTGCCTAATAACAATCCG CAGCTGTATCAATTTCAGGTGCGAGGGGAAGAAAATGATGGCCAAGACAATGAATTTGAGCCAGCTTCTAATGTTCAGCCTAATAACATTCCG CTGTACCAATTTCAGGTGCGAGGGGAAGAAAATGATGGCCAAGGCAATGAATTTAACCAAACTTCTAATGTTTTTAACATTCCG TTGCTGTACCAATTTCAGGTGCGAGGGGAAGAAAATGGTGGCCAAGGCAATGAGTTTAACCAAGCTTTTAATGTACAGCCTGATAACATTCCG GTGCGAGGGGGAGAAAATGATTACCAAGGCAATGAATTTGAGCCACCTTCTAATGTTCAGCCTATTAACATTCCG CTGCAGCAGTTGTACCAATTTCAGGTGCGAGGGGAAGAAAATGTTGGCCAAGGCAATGAATTTGACCCAGCTTCTAATGTTCAGCCTAATAACATTCTG CTGCAGCAGCTGTACCAATTTCAGGTGCGAGGGGAAGAAAATGATGGCCAAGGCAATGAATTTAACCAAGCTTCTAATGTTTTTGACATTCCG CTGCAGTTGCTGTACCAATTTCAGGTGCGAGGGGAAGAAAATGATGGCCAAGGCAATGAATTTAACCAAGCTTTTAATGTTCAGCCTGATAACATTCCG CTGCAGCAGCTATACCAGTTTCAGGTGCGAGGGGGAGAAAATGATTACCAAGGCAATGAATTTGAGCCACCTTCTAATGTTCAGCCTATTAACATTCCG CTGCAGCAGCTGTACCAATTTCAGGTGCGAGGGGGAGAAAAAGATTACCAAGGCAATGAATTTGAGCCACCTTCTAATGTTCAGCCTATTAACATTCCG TTTCAGGTGCAGGCGGAGGCAAATGATGGCCAAGGAAATGAATTTCACCCAACTTATCAAATGGGTCAACCTAATAACATCCCA GCTTCTTTCATCATTCCAGAGCCTCTCATGCTACCACCTCTGATCAATTCATCCCCTGAACCTGAGTTTGACATAGGTGAATTTTTAATGGACATTGAGGAGGGACTTTAA